CAAAGCCCCATCAATTTATTGGTGAAGATAGGGAAAGCTCTTGAATCAAGAAATGCCACCAAGAAGCTTAAAATATCTGATGGAGTGGGACAGTCACCTGTAGAGTTAATCAGGCTGTCCAGGAAGGGTTCAAACCCAATAACGGGTGCAGCAGCATtataatcaactgctacaaagggaaaggtgatgccttagactgAAATAATAACAGAGGTATCAGATTGGTTGACCAGATCATGAAAGTTACGGAAGGGGTCATACCTTTTCATACATCACTGGtatacactgaaccgcaaaaaGAAACAcgatttttttcaaatgtcatttttatatggtaaattctggaAATTTATTTCAgagatgtaagtgtaaatattccaaggcatgctggtttatggctgagacccaaattgcaggtaacctttcaactttcaCTGAAACGAGATGTCAAAATGCAGCTGTATTGAATACCGTAGGTAGCAGTcacaaacaattgtcatgaaaaccAGTGCAAATGGTTATTCATAAATGCAAATGACCTTCTCAGGTGAagaacatactcctcaacatagGTTAATTGTAAGTGACTTTGGAGTACAAGGATTCCAAGAAGCAACTTAGTCTGGAGAAGGAAAATTTGGAAGCTTAAAAATCCTTTGAATAATTAAAGATTTAGAGAAGCATATGCAGAGGAAATAGACTTGTAAtctagaggacaactggaagctTCTGTGGGACAACTTACTGTGGGTCACAGGCCAAATTTGAAGCTGGTGCATGATCTCGACCAGACCCAGGTTGACATGGTGATAGAACAGTGAAATCGATAGGGCCATAAGAGCAAAGAAACAAGTCTGGAAGGTGTGGAAAAGTGGGTGTAGCAGATAGCTATACCAGGTAGCTAGACAGGTATATTTAGCCAGGGGAGatgcagaaaggaagaagtttgctaATGATCTGCAGCTTCAGGACCAGAGTCATGaggtatttcagattgcaagactaTGTTTAGATaaatgatggtacacttgcacttagtgattctgcaaagaaagaggcttggaagtgccactatgaaaggttgctaagtgtggagaatgcatgggaaAAAGAAAGTCTTCTTCGTGTTGACCCAACTGAGAGACCAGCTATCCAAGATGATAGCAGCATAATAGgtaaagcaattaaagatatgaagatagggaaagcTCTTGAATCAAGAAATGCCACCAAGAAGCTTAAAATAGCTGATGGAGTGGGACAGTCACCTGTAGAGTTAATCAGGCTGTCCAGGAAGGGTTCAAACCCAATAACGGGtgcagcagcattatagtcaactgctacaaagggaaaggtgatgccttagactgAAATAATAACAGAGGTATCAGATTGGTTAACCAGATCATGAAAGTTACGGAAGGGGTCATACCTCAACTAATTAGGAAAAGAGTTAATCTAGAtgtgatgcagtttggttttgtgcctggGTGAAGCATTACTGATGCTATCTTCCTCATAAGGCAACTGCATGAGAAGCATTTAGTGAAAAATAAACCACTGTATTTGGCATTCATTGAtgtggagaaagcctttgacaaggtccctcACTCTCTCATTTAGTGGTTGATGTGAAAGCTTAGgaagatgagtggttggtgagagccatCGAtcccatgtacagggatgctctCTATAAAGTAAAATTCAGCAGtgagttcagagagctactacctttATCAGTAACAAAGGGCTTTTCCTTCAGAGTGAacgacagattgtatgatgcctgtgtatgggTAGCtatgactgcagaggacatgtgaaggcttcaaaggaatgaagccagtctCCTCTGCTAGATGTGCAAtgccagtgtgcatgtatgacaaagtataaatgtgtttgagagaaaaattggatataACAGGCATCACATGTAGTGTGTAAGAGAGGaaagacgactgcactggtatggtcatgtgatgtgtatggatgaggacagctgcataaagaagtgccactcTCTAAATGTGAAGGGAAACTATGGAAGAGGAAGACGTGGAAAAAAGTAGCAAGAAATGATCTGATGTTATGCCTCACAGAGTAGATGTGAAAGGACTGAAACAAttgacaatatgctgtgcttgagaagacctgtccacctAAGTAAAATCAAAGACATAATGGTGTGTCCATGCCCCTCTCATTCCTATAACACAATCTATTCCCTGACAAACCTCACCCATGACCCATCATCCCAACACCTCCCACTTCCCCTTAGCCATGTTCACCACCATTGTATTCCCCCCCACTCTCCCTCACCTACCTCCACACAGTATGTCACTACTGAATCTCTTCCTTACAACATAGCCTCACAATCCCTCATCCACTTCACTCTATACACATCCCTCTAACTTGGGTGTACAGCCCCTGCCCTCCTCTCCATCTCATCTTTACCTCCTtttcttatctctctccctctccacttcAGGTAGCCACATTTATTCACTAATGCAAGAAGCCTTTTTCTGCCCCTTAATATTATTTTCCCCATCAGTTGAGAAGTCTAGCcctacaagttacttggtgacctcattgctgctggtaccacataaaaagcacccagtacactctgtaaagcagttggcattaggatggacatccaacaatagaaaccatgccaaagcacacAGCAgagcatggtgcagtcttctgatttgccattttctgtcaaactgtccaaccaatgccagcatggaaaacagatattaaatgatgatgatataatataaatggtaaatatataagaaaaagctTTGATCTCCTTTGATGAATAATATTTGGTTTTTATGTTTTTCCAGAATTGATCATGAGTCGTAAAAGAACATTGATGCCTGATATCTATAAAGCGAAGAAACGGCAGTGTTTGGCTGttggaactgctgctgctactgttgctgcctCTGCCACTGCCACTCCCAATTCACTTGACAGTGAAGAAGCAGAGAACAAGAATGATTGTAAGTTAACaacattcatagatagatagacacacacacacacacacacacacacacacacagagagttaTGTCTTGGTTAGTGCTCTAGTTATATCCCTAAAAGCTGAAGCACTACCCAAAGCCACATTATATTGGGCCAATACAGAAGACCATTCTAACATAGTATAAACAGAGTTGTGagctaaaaaaataaagatgaggtCAAAAGAACAGAGTGGATTAGGTTGACACTCAGGAAAATTGTAAGAATTCTTTAATGTAAGCTGTAACTTTCATGATCTGGTCAACCAATCTGATACCTCTGTTATTATTTCAGTCTAAGGCATCATCTTtctctttgtagcagttgactataatgctgctgcaCCCGTTATTGGGTTTGAACCCTTCTTGGACAGCCTGATTAACTCTACAGGTGACTGTCCCACTCCATCAGATATTTTAAGCTTCTTGGTGGTATTTCTTGATTCAAGAgctttccctatcttcatatccttaattgctttaccTATTATGCTGCTATTATCTTGGATAGCTGGTCTCTCAGTTGGGTCCACACGAGGAAGACTTTCTTTttcccatgcattctccacacttagtaacctttcatagtggtacttccaagcctctttctttgcagactcactaagtgcaagtgtaccatcatcctaGCGTACAGAAAGGTTagatgaggaaagaaaaaaaatagagaaacagTGAGATGACTGGAAAAAGAATTTGACATGAGGTGTGGGTCGCAAGGGAGACAACAGTGACttggcatgtgtgtgttcatgaagctaatgtgtatatgtgtgtgtgtgtatgatgaaatatgtatgtatatagtctgtGTATGAAActattgtgtatatgcatttagcatgtgtgtgtgtgatcttattttctgtttatgcATGTGATGctattgtgtgtatttatgtatatgtgcaagtcCCTGTTTTCAGTTGTTGTTTGTATGAAGCAGGAACGTACCACCTAGGTAGGCAAGATAGgtagtgcctaccttgaataaaataggtTGAtagcaatattttccttttatggcaaaatatgcacctaattcaataaaatgcaaaatatcttatttttttcgTAGAGTAGGTAGACAATTCgccccctgcttttcaatctcagtatttaagctacgcatagtactgctgtagtacacgtgttgcgtacactcctacaacaccgttttctttaTATGCTATAAAGTCAGaaataaatctgccttcaactcagtcgcacACCTGTGTTTCACTTGCACgttttgtgttttactacataaaggtcatcaactgcctaccctgagtaattactgactgCACATGCCTGGTATAaagttaatgtgtgtatgtatattccatgtatttgtgcttgcatgtgtgtgtgtgttataggagGGTGCTGTGAGTTTGATAGGTTATTCTTAATGTTGATATAAATACAATTGAATAAGCAGGTGGACAAGTAGCATTTTGTGATAATGTTCATACCAGAAAAGGAGACAGAGGAGTATTTGTTTCATGGACAAGTTGTATATGGCCTCTGTAAACTCTGCCTGGCTAATCTTCAACAAAGTGAGAAAAAATATCTCGACAGCAAAATCATATAGCAGCAAGAGATTTGATACAAAATCAGACTGAAATTTTAGCAAAATGATAGCTTGTATTAACCAATCAAGTGTAGACATATTCTTAAGAATATGTGGTGTTGTATTTGATTTATTGACAGGATACAAAGCCATCAAGAAACTCACCCTGGGAAATCAGGCTGAAATTTAacgtttaaaattaaaattttgcaacAAATCAAGCACAGTTGTCTCCCCTTAGGTGTGACTCGTCCTGGTTTGTataatttagtgaaatatttaCACCAACATTGTTGTGAATACTGATATAATATAGTTCTTAATATTTTAAGTCTCCCAGGTCTATCAAATAATTACTTTGTGGAAGATGTTTTGCCTTTTCCACAATTGGTTGGTAAAACATGACCATGGTCTAGGCTGGGATTATGGAAGTGATTTCAAGAGGAGTAGCATCACAGGAAGAGATATTTGGTAGGGATGAGTTGAAAGGAGAGACAAATGTATAAGCTAGCTCGGAGTGTTAGAAACTATTGTTATAATTGTATAAGAGACGGAGAGAAGGCATCTAGTCAGGTAGctctggtggtggtgtggtggaggAGGGAtattagtagtgatgatggttgtgaagATAGTGGTGTTAGTGGGTGACATTATTgcagtagtaataatgatttttttctgtgtgttttcaGTGGCAGACATTCCTTCAGACACGAAAGCTTCACTTTTGTATCTGAAGTCCCTGTTCCCTCTTGAAAAATTTGAAAGCCGTTTACCTCCTGTAATACTTAAACATCAAGTCTACAGTATTGTCAAGAATCGTACTTTAGTTGACAAACAGTTGGTAAGTTAATTTGATATACCTCCATCCATCTCATCTCATGTCATTATTCTGTGTATGTTTTCCCATTCTGGCACAGACTGGACATGTTTTATGAGGTTATCTGTTTTATCTGTCCTTGATTATCTGTTTTATGAGGTCCAGTATCCTGAGACAAAacctttattcttttccttgtgtcTTCCATTTGTATTGTTTGACACTGTTTTACCTAACATATGCATTACATATCTATCCCATTATTGTCTTCTCCCTTTCATATTACATCAAGTCTTTTAGTCTTGGAGGGTCTTCAAAAGTCATTAGCTCTGCTCATCATCCAGACAGTAATAAAAATAGAGTGGCTGATTACTCTTATATAATTTATCTCTAAGTTCACCTCTCTTCCATATTGGCATTTCACATCCAGTTGTCATATAACCTCTACAGTTGGTGCTCAGGTTCTCATTAATatgcagcatcaccatcacactCAGATGTTTTATACTCTACCCTTCACAGTTACTGTCAGAAGTCATAaatcttgtaatttttttttacatgattctTATTCTGGCTACTCTACTTTCACCACAGCCACCTTCAGGGCTGATGAGCTGACCAGAATAGCACAAGTTATCAACATCTAGTATTCTGTGGAGTTGAAATATTCCATTTCTTGGTTGTTCTTACTGCTTATTGCATAAAATCATTCTCTTCTGTTATCCTAACCTCTAACTGCATCTTTAATATACACCCAATGTTTATAGTGAGAATGCAGTATAGGGTTGGTGCCTCCTTTCTTTCTGCACATTGAGCACACCTATTTTTCATATGTTGCCagctctccattttcttttctgttaccTAAAACTTCTCTTTTTACTAAGCATTTTAGGCATTTTGATTCTTGATCTTGCTTACAAATTTGGAACACTTTCTTTAATTCTGTGACTGATTCAATTGTAAGAATTACATCACCCTTTCTTAACAACCACTCATATTAGCCATCAACTACACCTACCCCACGgttatatggtgtagtggttaagagtgcaggctactaaccccaagattccaagttcgattccaggcagtgacctgaataataataataataacaataataacataaaaaaataccttaggaatgagaacccaggtgcaaaatttccccaagacacctgatgaaggctggaggctatatcagccaaaacatgttaacaacaaacaagatgaggacaaatatccatcaaatgtaaataatgtacataatttctcatctcttaaatatagaactgtaccccACTTTTGTTCATTACTCACTGTATCCATCCTTATGTGTCTCTGACTTCCATCTCTGTCACTGTATATCCTTCTATCTTTGAACCAATTCACATATCATTTCCTTAAGTCCCACCTATGTATTGATTTGATATTTACGGTTGCTTCTCCACACTTTCTGCACTGCCACCAATCACCTTCTTTCTATACAACATCTGTTTCTTTCCCACCCCAACTCATACTAACCATCAACCACACCTTTGGTCTTGTTCacaccattcactacattcacctctCGTGAACTTTAAACACCCACCCTTCCTGGTTTTCTGTCTCTATACTCACTTTTCACCTTGTATCCTGACACTGTATCATCACCGNNNNNNNNNNNNNNNNNNNNNNNNNNNNNNNNNNNNNNNNNNNNNNNNNNNNNNNNNNNNNNNNNNNNNNNNNNNNNNNNNNNNNNNNNNNNNNNNNNNNttgaaaacattatatttatcaaagagttcatcGAAGTCACAACCGCTTTCGgaaaacacaaactcacaaaattttgcaattaaccatgaaaaagcaacaaaacttgaaaatgcttatttccAGTCGACTTTAGACACTTTTAGGTAGTTTTATTCCTGCAAAACCACTATTCATTTTCAAGTCTAGATGGTTAATATAAGCTAGATGTGTGTTATATTTCATCGAAGTCACAACCGTTTTCAGAAAACACAAactcaaaatgtttttatttttcattccctttcgaaattatccctattttttgttgtcttttgctgctctttctagcgggttagatggcctattataggcatctatgcattttaaatgaataatacatagtctattgactgttttttactctcgctagaccactggtggtaaataaaatttctaaaatttttttggtaccctataatttattaatatatatatatgacacggtggtgcatcagcatggccgcagctctaagctgaaactttaaaaaaaaaaaatgtatgtatatatatatatgtattttatttatttatttatgtgtttcagccattagaagtacttctaacggtcacttacttggccgTGTAACATtatagctcgtaagttacctcatcatttcgcatttgtatgttgattccctgaagatgaatacatgtggaattccagcaactcttacttctttggaggagagcacacatatattttgaaacatgtgtaggaattaaaggaacttttatttaaatgcgtttattgttattattcatatctactcaaaatgcatcacttcaacTTGGTGTCTCTACCTataaacgggtgtgatatcctgttttttgGTGTAATTTTtcctacccatggtaactattaacatatttacattgtcaaaggttttttttaaaactgagataatctatatatataaaaatgataatgtgtgtatgtctgtgtgtgtttccctaaaactcgagaactacacaaccaacttcattcaaattttacacacgccttacttagggtcctggttgtgttttagtcaaaaaaaatgtttaacttcttgcatagttcgagcccacggcaacataatatctccactatttaagtattacgtgtcaaaagtgaaacaaaaacattcaggtcaaatactttcactttaaaaatgaaactattccactaactgaaacaatcacatttcgatactgtaatgacagatactttcactttaatggtttcagagagagagatgtatatgtatacatatagatgtatatatacacgtatatgtatagatatatatagagatatagatctatatgcatacatgtatatgtatacatatgtgtagatgtatatatatagatgtacatgtaatatgtacacatatatacacatatatacatgcatacagatatctatacatacatacacccatcacacacacacattagtcatttgttttttttatccaaaactacataaaaagtactgaatggatctttatgaaatttggaaattatattctatgcataacggccataaccaccatgaaaattcatatatttttgatgctgATGTAATTTTAACCATACAGATTAcgcacaaataaagtaatatttctaaaatttcttcttagaagttacaaagacctcttcatggggacttcacacccacaatttagtcatttttcctaagcaaagaggAATACAGTTATACCATTGGTAGCTATAGGGTCATCCGAACATAatagatgagcattatttgtaattcaacagtACAACAGtataagactatcctttcagatatacttacattgtgatttctgcaatgtggtgcataaattgtcaagtaaatgtgaagcatctttgcctccactgattcacttgcaaagtgttgagtaaaataaaTTCTATGTTATAACAAGAAAGTTACATGAAGGTAGTGCCCGAGTATTATGAAAACAAACTGAATATAGTAAGGACTGTAGTAAGCCTCTTGTTCTTTGTACATACTGAAGCAAAATAGCTAAGTGAATAAGTATTGATCTTGTGAGTTCAAACCACTACAGGCATGTTATCATCTGTGTAAAGAGTATTTAATTCTATAAGCCCAATTTACAAATTTCAGTAGATTCATCTACATGATTTAACACACAAGAATCTAAAGTCAAGCATATTTCTATGGGCCTCTTACAAAGATTTTATTCCTTTGTATacttagataaaatatttaactatattgGATTCAATATGGTATCAGgatgaaataaattcaattttgaATCAGAAGTCTTAATTGCCATAAAAGTATAAagcaaaaaaatttctaaaagaataaatgaaaaagcGAGCACATTTTATCAATCCTGTTAGAAGCTAACTACTTGCACTTGCTTAAAGAAACTTGTTAGCATTCTCATCCACACATTTATTAATTAGTCACAGggacatttattaatttgtcagtcaggttgctgttgtttttaaattACAGTAAGAAATTGATGggagaaatgataaaataaagtattagtgtAAGCAATAAATTACaccaaatttaaaacaaaattaaataactcCTTTGTTGCTGAAGTAATTAGTTCTCCTATTTTTCAAAACCTATTGCTGGTGGAGAACTGCAAGATATTTTCTAATCAACATGATGTTTTTCTTCACACTGTGctgataaaacaatatatacatgtatgataggcttccacatgATTTCCTTTGACCAGATTCCATTCAGGAGTCACTGGCCAAGCTaaagctacagcagaagacagtCAAGATGCTAAAGTGGAAGTGAACATGGAACCTTATAGTTGCAAAGTAAACATCTTAAGCAGATGACCATACaggtatttacaaatatatttaatgttcatttaaactgaatgtctaaaaaaagaatgaaagaagaaactcAAAACATTTGCAATTCAAATTAAAACATAGCAAGAATtacttttttattactttatttatacatatttttatttaattttagcaaatcattttttaaatcttaactccatttttcatatattcctgACAGATTTAAATAAAATCAGTTCTCtgagagagaagtaaaagaaCTAGTGTGAACTTACCACTAAGCCAGATGTCTCACGAGAAAGGGCATGGAATGAGGGAAGAtccaccccccccccaaaaaaaattctGGGCATTAATAATGAACTGGATATTTTCATTCtaagtagcttctaagctgagaCCTGAAAACAGTAAACCAATCCACACTAGTATGAAGATTGGGGGAGTGGGTTAAATTAcatttcttaatttaatttttacaattatcAAAAGCAAATAATTAGGGATTTGTAAGCAAGCTGTAGAAATTTTATACCCCTCCTTTTTTGGAAgttatttcaatttcattctcCTGGTTATTATTATTNNNNNNNNNNNNNNNNNNNNNNNNNNNNNNNNNNNNNNNNNNNNNNNNNNNNNNNNNNNNNNNNNNNNNNNNNNNNNNNNNNNNNNNNNNNNNNNNNNNNNNNNNNNNNNNNNNNNNNNNNNNNNNNNNNNNNNNNNNNNNNNNNNNNNNNNNNNNNNNNNNNNNNNNNNNNNNNNNNNNNNNNNNNNNNNNNNNNNNNNNNNNNNNNNNNNNNNNNNNNNNNNNNNNNNNNNNNNNNNNNNNNNNNNNNNNNNNNNNNNNNNNNNNNNNNNNNNNNNNNNNNNNNNNNNNNNNNNNNNNNNNNNNNNNNNNNNNNNNNNNNNNNNNNNNNNNNNNNNNNNNNNNNNNNNNNNNNNNNNNNNNNNNNNNNNNNNNNNNNNNNNNNNNNNNNNNNNNNNNNNNNNNNNNNNNNNNNNNNNNNNNNNNNNNNNNNNNNNNNNNNNNNNNNNNNNNNNNNNNNNNNNNNNNNNtatatatatatatatatatatatatatatatatatgaagaaacagaaatgaaagatATATGCATCAAAGAATAGGATCAAATGCCAATAATTATGTAAAAGGAAATTCTGAATTTGTTTATtgttagttataataaaaatctCTTCAAATGAACatacaaaattataatattttaaatgggatgtttttatttctgaaaattcatctatgtgaatttgttttttttttctttctattgatTTTCTGTAAACATACACAGTGAGGAAATGAAATTTATCCAAACAAAACAACCAGAGTACCAATCATTGGCACAAAGTTGATAAAGAATTGAACAGTTGGTAATTATTGGTGAAGAATTGAAGTAATCTTCTTAATACACTATTCTGATTGCAAGCTTacttttaaataaaaaacaaaaataagtttcaactaccttaatttttatttaataacataaaaacaaggaactggtatttcttttagttttgaaTCTGAGAAAAATTGTCAAGATctcatgtttgtaaatattatcCAATGGACAAAAATCACCAGAATTTAAGGTAGCAATTTAATCTTGGCAaagtatatctagatatataaaaaaaaaagctcaataTCTGAATAGTTGAATAAAAAGTTAATACTTTAAGTTGCtgcttttaaaaataaagttgcaTACCTAGCTTAGTGTATTtcacacaaatggaaaacatatTACGTTAGAATCTAATAATACCAAGGAGAACATGAAATGTTCTTCCAACAAAGAGCCTTTCTGCAAACAGACAATGGCATTGTTAAACTTAAAAATCcacacattttatatgtatgtatttgtacacacacacacacaaaatacaagaaTGTTTTCCTTTCTTCAGCAACCACGTTTGCATAGATACCTCCATCATTGAACAATGAATATACTCAAATGATTTAATTTCTGAAGTGTTCAGTCAATCTTAAttgatttgatttattttttttatcttgtatttccATTATACGTAAGCTACTACACTGAGAGGAAATAATCTTGAACAAAATCTTtagaaatttcataaaatatataacatttttgctGTATAGATATAACATGAGTTTGAAAAGTGATGAGATCTTTCTAAAAAATCACATTACAATCCAGGTATGCGATCCTCCTAAGAGAATTATACTACAGTTCAACTGTAATCTTCTCAAGAAAATCACATTACAGTTTAGCTTTGAAGCTCTGTTAAGGAGATATTGCTGCAATTATCTAGTCTTGTAAGTTGATAGTATTACAGTTCAATTGTATAACCCTCCCAAGAAAATCATACTAGAATCCAACCACATGCCTGGCCTTGAAGTTAACACTAACCCAGCTATAATAGCCCTTCTGTAAAGCTCACAAATACAATCAAACCATGCAGCctaaatagataattatataaatcagcaatgaaataataaaagcatCATTGTACAttaataaaagtgtatatatatatatatatatatatatatatatgtgtatatatatatatatatatatatatagacacatacatcttAATAATTGTTACTATCTctcaaatatctttctttttcattttatcatctcAGAAGATTTTGAGTCATGTTTTTGTAAATTCAGCATACACAATGAACAAAAACAACTCAAAAATAACAGAAAGTAGTAAAGAGAGGATCTGCATAACAAACTTTTTTTTAGAGAACCTAGACTGAGAAACAGAAATTACAGAACTCTGTTAATGAGAGGGAGACCAAAgtattacacacatatgcatcctgACACTTATATTTTAATAGTAtgactatttttttaaagtaagctTTAACAGAATTGTTAATTGCACATATAATTGTAGTGTCAAACTAATATCAAACAAATAATTATAGCTGAACATGAACTAAGGAAGTtggtcctttgtgtgtgtgtgtgtgtgtgtgtgtgttggaagagACATACTGAGAAATAATGAAAGTATacaaagtaacaaaaacaaaaaaagtttggAAACACAATCAGAAAGACATagtatagaaaatagaaaaatagatgggTAAATAACACTGGCTTTCTTTCCAGCTAATTTAACATATCAGTGTGTTCATTCAaataagaaggaagaggaagaaacacTCAGGTTTCCTTTTACCTTTTGTTTCACTCAAAGAtctgtaaaaatgaaatatttttcatgattgttttatttgtatacCTTTGTTTATCACAGATTTTCATTGAAACCAGACTACAACTGAGAGTTGCACATAAAAGACAACCAGAGCTGTTAATTTCTATGGATAAATCCATTAAGTACAACAGGCTTAGATGATGTTAATGAAATAATTCCATGTTGTTCAGAACAAAGTGAaatcatgcattcatatatgtgtgagtgtatatataacacattcacatgtatacatatatgcttgtgtgtgtaattttagagTAATAAATGTGAAATGCTTCAATGACATTATAAGAGACAGGAGATAGTGGCTAAGAATaagacaggttttttttttcctttttcccatGCATACTTAGATCATGTGAGCAACACACCAAGAGG
The genomic region above belongs to Octopus bimaculoides isolate UCB-OBI-ISO-001 chromosome 2, ASM119413v2, whole genome shotgun sequence and contains:
- the LOC106879820 gene encoding uncharacterized protein LOC106879820, which codes for MSRKRTLMPDIYKAKKRQCLAVGTAAATVAASATATPNSLDSEEAENKNDLADIPSDTKASLLYLKSLFPLEKFESRLPPVILKHQVYSIVKNRTLVDKQLNCTPLLFITHCIHPYVSLTSISVTVYPSIFEPIHISFP